From a region of the Arachis ipaensis cultivar K30076 chromosome B09, Araip1.1, whole genome shotgun sequence genome:
- the LOC107616842 gene encoding uncharacterized protein LOC107616842 isoform X2 yields MNPSRMILNLEAPISLWFSSRFQCSMRKRYTRCQLVQLVIFRGMLIGNLCSWSSCPLSLKSKGIRFPGRDNESLAPIFTPPRSVSEAELDLPHQTQHDDIPVQSFTPEQTKEAFDVARNSVELFSTVLSSYTQQDVLQIMNEHKNPKVLSDGHLWIVSVDDFGVSHIKLKELIDFPKETGLQSSAAVTRNASIKLLGVLHRFIGPDIKGSLLMLSLHCSVLLIPSMRRIHEGASAAPKRSVLIGRFI; encoded by the exons ATGAACCCATCCAGGATGATCTTGAACTTGGAAGCTCCAATTTCCCTGTGGTTCTCATCTAGATTCCAATGTTCAATGAGAAAGAG GTATACAAGGTGTCAATTGGTGCAGCTTGTAATCTTTCGTGGCATGCTGATTGGCAATTTGTGCTCTTGGAGCAGCTGCCCGCTG AGTCTGAAATCAAAGGGTATTCGGTTCCCTGGCCGTGACAACGAGAGCTTGGCGCCTATTTTCACTCCTCCGCGTTCGGTGTCTGAGGCTGAACTTGATCTTCCACACCAGACTCAGCATGATGATATTCCTGTGCAGAGTTTTACTCCTGAACAAACTAAAGAAGCTTTTGATGTTGCTAGAAACAGCGTTGAGCTTTTTTCTACTGTGTTGTCTTCTTATACACAACAAGATGTCTTGCAG ATCATGAATGAGCATAAGAATCCTAAAGTTCTTAGTGATGGACATTTGTGGATAGTTTCAGTTGATGATTTTGGTGTATCACATATAAAGCTTAAG GAGTTAATTGATTTTCCGAAAGAAACTGGGCTGCAGTCAAGTGCAGCTGTCACTAGAAATGCTTCAATTAAGCTTTTGGGTGTTCTGCATAGATTTATTGGTCCAG ATATTAAAGGTTCCCTACTAATGTTAAGTTTGCATTGCTCAGTGCTCTTAATACCGAGTATGAGAAGAATCCATGAG GGAGCATCTGCAGCTCCCAAGAGATCAGTCTTGATTGGAAG GTTCATCTAG
- the LOC107616842 gene encoding uncharacterized protein LOC107616842 isoform X3, whose product MNPSRMILNLEAPISLWFSSRFQCSMRKRYTRCQLVQLVIFRGMLIGNLCSWSSCPLSLKSKGIRFPGRDNESLAPIFTPPRSVSEAELDLPHQTQHDDIPVQSFTPEQTKEAFDVARNSVELFSTVLSSYTQQDVLQELIDFPKETGLQSSAAVTRNASIKLLGVLHRFIGPDIKGSLLMLSLHCSVLLIPSMRRIHEGASAAPKRSVLIGRFI is encoded by the exons ATGAACCCATCCAGGATGATCTTGAACTTGGAAGCTCCAATTTCCCTGTGGTTCTCATCTAGATTCCAATGTTCAATGAGAAAGAG GTATACAAGGTGTCAATTGGTGCAGCTTGTAATCTTTCGTGGCATGCTGATTGGCAATTTGTGCTCTTGGAGCAGCTGCCCGCTG AGTCTGAAATCAAAGGGTATTCGGTTCCCTGGCCGTGACAACGAGAGCTTGGCGCCTATTTTCACTCCTCCGCGTTCGGTGTCTGAGGCTGAACTTGATCTTCCACACCAGACTCAGCATGATGATATTCCTGTGCAGAGTTTTACTCCTGAACAAACTAAAGAAGCTTTTGATGTTGCTAGAAACAGCGTTGAGCTTTTTTCTACTGTGTTGTCTTCTTATACACAACAAGATGTCTTGCAG GAGTTAATTGATTTTCCGAAAGAAACTGGGCTGCAGTCAAGTGCAGCTGTCACTAGAAATGCTTCAATTAAGCTTTTGGGTGTTCTGCATAGATTTATTGGTCCAG ATATTAAAGGTTCCCTACTAATGTTAAGTTTGCATTGCTCAGTGCTCTTAATACCGAGTATGAGAAGAATCCATGAG GGAGCATCTGCAGCTCCCAAGAGATCAGTCTTGATTGGAAG GTTCATCTAG
- the LOC107616260 gene encoding uncharacterized protein LOC107616260, with protein sequence MERGLCQGYPLSPFLFVLVVDVLNRMIGEAVRNRRISPLLVRRDKIELSHLQFADDTILFCLPEEETVRNYMRLLRYFEMMSGLSINFEKSNLIPVNCSQEWVNRMCQLLGCQEAALPVRYLGINLGANPQLVKIWKPVIDKVEEKLSLWKAKVLSKAGKLVLQEETLDEEILSYKFTKEIWKGLVPPRVELFSWCGVLGSRRLDKSGLPPVL encoded by the exons ATGGAGAGGGGGCTATGTCAAGGATACCCTTTATCGCCTTTCTTGTTTGTACTGGTGGTGGATGTGTTGAACAGGATGATTGGGGAGGCGGTTAGAAATAGGCGGATATCTCCTCTATTAGTCCGTAGGGATAAAATAGAGCTATCACACCTACAATTTGCTGATGACACTATTTTATTCTGTCTGCCGGAGGAGGAGACTGTCAGGAACTATATGAGGCTTCTGAGGTATTTTGAAATGATGTCTGGGTTGAGCATCAACTTCGAGAAGTCTAACTTGATACCAGTGAACTGCAGCCAGGAGTGGGTCAACCGGATGTGTCAGCTACTAGGTTGTCAGGAGGCAGCTCTGCCGGTGCGGTACCTTGGCATTAACCTAGGAGCGAATCCGCAGTTGGTAAAAATTTGGAAGCCAGTGATTGATAAGGTGGAAGAAAAGCTCAGCTTGTGGAAAGCAAAGGTTCTTAGCAAGGCTGGAAAGCTG GTTTTGCAGGAAGAGACTTTGGATGAGGAGATACTGAGCTATAAGTTCACAAAAGAAATTTGGAAAGGCCTAGTTCCGCCACGAGTGGAATTGTTCTCCTG gtgtggtgtgcttgggtCTCGGCGTTTGGATAAGAGTGGATTACCCCCGGTACTGTGA
- the LOC107616842 gene encoding uncharacterized protein LOC107616842 isoform X1 — protein sequence MNPSRMILNLEAPISLWFSSRFQCSMRKRYTRCQLVQLVIFRGMLIGNLCSWSSCPLSLKSKGIRFPGRDNESLAPIFTPPRSVSEAELDLPHQTQHDDIPVQSFTPEQTKEAFDVARNSVELFSTVLSSYTQQDVLQLYKIMNEHKNPKVLSDGHLWIVSVDDFGVSHIKLKELIDFPKETGLQSSAAVTRNASIKLLGVLHRFIGPDIKGSLLMLSLHCSVLLIPSMRRIHEGASAAPKRSVLIGRFI from the exons ATGAACCCATCCAGGATGATCTTGAACTTGGAAGCTCCAATTTCCCTGTGGTTCTCATCTAGATTCCAATGTTCAATGAGAAAGAG GTATACAAGGTGTCAATTGGTGCAGCTTGTAATCTTTCGTGGCATGCTGATTGGCAATTTGTGCTCTTGGAGCAGCTGCCCGCTG AGTCTGAAATCAAAGGGTATTCGGTTCCCTGGCCGTGACAACGAGAGCTTGGCGCCTATTTTCACTCCTCCGCGTTCGGTGTCTGAGGCTGAACTTGATCTTCCACACCAGACTCAGCATGATGATATTCCTGTGCAGAGTTTTACTCCTGAACAAACTAAAGAAGCTTTTGATGTTGCTAGAAACAGCGTTGAGCTTTTTTCTACTGTGTTGTCTTCTTATACACAACAAGATGTCTTGCAG CTCTACAAGATCATGAATGAGCATAAGAATCCTAAAGTTCTTAGTGATGGACATTTGTGGATAGTTTCAGTTGATGATTTTGGTGTATCACATATAAAGCTTAAG GAGTTAATTGATTTTCCGAAAGAAACTGGGCTGCAGTCAAGTGCAGCTGTCACTAGAAATGCTTCAATTAAGCTTTTGGGTGTTCTGCATAGATTTATTGGTCCAG ATATTAAAGGTTCCCTACTAATGTTAAGTTTGCATTGCTCAGTGCTCTTAATACCGAGTATGAGAAGAATCCATGAG GGAGCATCTGCAGCTCCCAAGAGATCAGTCTTGATTGGAAG GTTCATCTAG